The window tctatttgttaaatatacaaCGCTTTTCGTCATTTTTTTGTAGGAGAATGTTGGAGTGGGTCACAAAGTGAGGTTACCTATGGCAAGATTGGTATATCAAATAACTGTGTGGacaagtgctttgaaaaatgcaaacCTTTCGAGAGCTTCTGCGCGGGAAAAAACTATGCCAACGCAGTTTATCGGCTTTCAGGTAAGCTAGTTATCTTTGATTTTATTTCATGTCAGTCCTTCTCTGTTAGTCAGAacattgattttggttttagaTGCAACAGCCAGTTGAAAACCGCTAAACATATTGAAAGACAAAGTTCACCACACCAAACCGTAACCGATTTAATGCATCACCTCTTAGGTGGAGCTGGGTGTAAGATAAAGAAGTATTTATGTTAGAACTGCGGATTTACGACGACAATTAGCAAAAGAACATCGCAGTAAATGAAGCAACTTAAACAGTggcaaagaagcctgaaaaaaatatatattcaaaaAAACCTTTGTATTTCAATAAACAGAGCATCCGACCAGCGTTCAGAAGATCATAGCTTCGATTCGATTCCTACCTTTGAGCACTGGTCCTTTCGCCCCTTGCCAAGCCATTGGCATATCATCTTCACTCAAAGATTCACTACACCATCACCTCCTTAAATAGTTGTATGAAATAATACCCCTTTTATTTGCAGATGCCCCCTGTGAGCTATCCTATCAATCTGTCGGGTGTTTTGGCGAGAACCCCGGGAACCGCGCATTCGACATCGAACTGCTGAATGAAATTAACCCAGTTAGTCCCAAATTCAACGGAAGAATATTGGCACCTGACGCAGACTGGCCTGTGGAATTTACCACATTTCTGTGCAGGTGTGCCAGAGAGGCTCGTCGAAGGGGGTTCAGTATGTTTGGGGTGCACAAGCAAGGTAATGAAAATGTACATGAATGCAAAGCCCCGCGCAAACGGACttaacaactcccaacaatgtaaGGACTTGCAGTGTATTACGGGAAGGAgacgacccataagactttgtaaacttacaaatttcggctgccatcttgttttcaacatgttaatgCGTTGCTTTCTCCATGGAGATCACATGTAATGCGCGCGCGTGGCCCCAACAATGATGGAACAATGATggaacaatgttggaagagctgtggaaacggatccaacattgttgcgttgCGCTTCGGCGATCaccgaacaaaagaaatgttgggagttgttggccgtTTTTATATTACAGACGCATAATTCTCTGAccaactctgaccagggtgggaattgaacccacgacctttgggttagttcaccgctgctctaccgactgagctacaaggtcagacgggagcaggccatgggaactgaagatcttaaagtcacggcaattaacatgtgcaagtacaaggaaggattacgtttttgcaaacgttggccgtgtaacacttatatttcaacagacttaagtgattagagtgtaatgtgaagtgctaatttTCTACcctatgtgagcgttagccctactaatggcaatgggcccacacaaggacagagaaaaactctgaccaaggtgggaattgaactcacgaccctcgggttagatcaccgctgcccgactgagctacaaggtcagacaaattgatgtcagtttttcacgcgtctgtcctgttattgatcacgaatttcgtcataacattgtcaaaatagctgtggatccacgaggcgacagccgagtggatccgcagagaggggtcaaaattaagtcaaaacacgagaagaacgccaGACAAATTATataatgcgagaaacttcaatttcattCAATCTGCCGCGAGCAATATCTCGtcaatatcgcataaattaaaaaaaaattatgtttgtccgcttattgactataaaaattagccaatgagcgcgcgaaaattttgcagtcattgtaaagtTATTTATAGAACAACTCCCATGAGATTCAGcccgcccactgttgtaaaaaccaatcaaaacaaagctatctcagcgtcaagagAAATGTCATGATACCTTTCGCGGgagaaacctttttctaaaaataaatttacttggaaagggttgactcaaggaattggTGGAGATAGAGGTTTCATTTGATGAGCTCCTGGGTATACCAATCACCAATTTATTACTTGTCGCCAACAGGTGAATGCTGGACCGCTCAAGACGCCCACCTGCGGTTCGACTTGCACGGATCGACACCTAACAAATGCTTCCGTGACTACAGTCAGGCCTGTAACGGAAACAATTGCGCTGGAGGAGTTGACTCGAATTTTGTCTACAATGTTGTTGATTTAAGTAAGTATGAAATAGACAGACTTACACgtaagaaaacaacaacaaatagtTTATTTGTACCACACGTAAATAAAGATAAGATACATGAAATAAGTAAGAAACTTAAGAAAGGTACGTCAATGCCCCTAGAAAATAACTAAGAAGCAAATTTAGCTAGGAGGCACAATAAAAAATGTATTTATAAAGAAAAAAGTCGATTCAGGGAGGCACAAATATAAAGATAAAAGACAGGCTTAAAGTGTCATCATTTAAATAAAAGCAAAGCACAGTATTTTCTCTTAGTACTGTATTTAAGATTGCAGATTCCTGTACTGGACTAAGAGAAGGTAGACTTTTGATCCTAGGAATCTGCAATCTTAAATACAGTACTAAGAGAAAATACTGTTGCTttgcttttatttaaattattacGCTTTAAGCTGAACCTTCTTCAACATGATGAATAGCCTCAAGAAAAGTATTGTTAATAACTTTCATTTGACTGGTCATACATTCTACAGGTTTGGCCCACGACTCAAAAATCCGCAACCTCCAAAAGACAGTCCTATTTCATCTTTCATTTCTTGAACCAGACACATTTCGTATTCCTTAGCTGTGCCGGATTGGGAGAGGGATTACTTGACGGCACAATACGTTTAAAAGAGGATTTCATTGTACTGCCGTACAGCCTAAAACAATATAATCAAAGGAAGTAGTTGCACAAAAAATGCATGCAACCGGCGCTAAAGCGGAACTGAAGTCAGCGAAAGTGACGTGAAAGTTTGAAGGCCAAACAGTCAGCCAAGTATTGTAAAACCAATCAACCTGGAATAACTTTCGACAGTCAAGTAAAACGGCTGTATTAGCCCAATACCTTGTCGTGATAATAACTCTTTCTTGTCCACTCTTTGTCACCCTCTCGTTGCAGATATTGGTCCTTTACTTGACGAGGAAGAGAAAGTCCCGGATGCATCTGACAAAGAAGCGGGGTTTTTTGATGTCCCGGATGAAACAGCTTCCACTGCACACAAGCTGAAACGTACGAGAGAAGAGGAGTTTAATGGACGCAAGCCCCACTTTTTAAACTAAGTCTTACGACACACAACGTAAGGCTGGCACTGAAGACTGAACCACTACATGTCCAACTGCAATTCTGTTTTAACCTAATTTTTCCCCGGTTTTGTTTTGTGCCATAGGATTAGTTCAGTACGTTTTaatgaagaaaataataataataaataaataaagaattcatgagcaaataactgtgtgGAAGGCTATAAACTGAGCATTAATACTGCAACGCAACTTATTGCGTTTTGGGGGCATGATAAgcgaatctttgctgacgtcattgcaTTGTTTACGTTTTGTCTCATGAACATAAGAGTTTGCTGACAGAAGGCATCACCGTATTGTCAAATTGACTttcaattttaagccttttgctTTGATAAACGAGCAAGTTATTATCCATCGAAAACTAATacattcttgggtggcaaaagcgctaatcAGTCCATACATTCGTTGTAAAATTTCGATTTACTCAGAGATTTATCTGGTAAATTGCAAGTCTCAGAGGAAGCTAATTATGCAATGTACTTTTAATATTCAGTACTGATAGTTTGGCTGATAGGTTAGAAAACGATGAACTTATGCTAATGAGGTTAGAATGTAGACAAAGATTTCCCTAACCGCGCCTCGGTGGTATCAGTAACCATATTGCGCGGAATCACGCGTGGGATAACGATCGTGCGTTCAGCCCACCTTAAATCTgtaaggtggctctgattccgcttcacagaattttttaaaactttgcaggaATTTTCACGTTGGCCATCTAATCACTTACCCTggctgccagaggtttttctcagaGCGACGgcgagaaaaaacctctggtacaggccgttGAGTTCTTTTAGAAGCCCGGCCAATGGAATGCCTTTTCATATTCCCAGAGTCAGATTTTGACCCTAGCAATTCGATTGGTTCCAGGAACTTGTCAGTTCTAACGAGTACTCAACAGAAAGCAACAGAAAGTAGTTCAAACAGGTTTTTAATTGCTGTCAACAAGATTTGTCGTGCCCACTGTGGCCATAATCGAAACCTGCAAAGTTCCGGAAATCGAGGCTTTGAAGGCAGAAAAAGTTCAGTGGGTtctacatttttttgttttttgtacaTGTCCGCCAAAATTCCCCTTCGAAATTTGGcatccaaatttcaaatttgagtttttatttTGATATTCGACATAGAAGTTTTATACGGAAGACtgaatttttgaatttgtcATCGAAGAAAATGAGacgaatgtaccgtgggaaccaaagatgctgattggtaggttatgtccCGTACCAGTTTACTGGGTTTTTTCGATGTGAATCAAATGGGGCATGGAAGTGAGGTTCTCAACCGCCTTTACCAGAcgtttttctcgccgcttcgcgactcgctaTTCCCTCGctttaagagagaaaaaacctctggcatccagggtactaatcactttccagcaataaaaaaagggggctcaccgagttcgttttgagatatgagcaactaaagccaaaataaagggtgtttttcctgggctttcccgttgccaaggtaacttattacatcacaataaggATCGCATCtcgtttggaaataatcggtgtttcacaTGGTTCCATAAGATTgttgttacgtgatacagtgttgtagcgtcacCATTCTAAAGAGAGTGTCTCCTTCAATGAGTTAAAACTAGCTTGAGCCATCTGAAATGTAATTAGCTTtacagaatgaaactttctgcaaagtttaaaaaaattctgtggagcggattcagagccacctcaaataattgaaaatttcagGTAGCTCTGAATCGGCTCCACAAAAgttctttaaactttgcagagagtttcatcatGGCCTGCTGATTACTTTTGTGGAATAAAAAATtagggtcaccgagttcgtttttcagatacgTGCAagtaaagccaaaatatagggtgtttttacaaGGCTTTCCTTTTtccatggtaactttttacgtcactgCATCGTgaagcaataattgatgttttagttggtaccataacattccTGTTACGTGattaagtgttgtagtgtcaatccatctaataacaaggtctcttgaaagtgttcaaaactggtttgagccaccctaaaatgtagcattcacatttaagtGATATTCTGCACgataaaaggtgtttataaaaaacgttgaaactgatctagataaaaaactattaaaaaactgaattttcgactgcaactgcggtcttcatcagagtaactaaaatatgctgtttgagagtaatatgctaaaactaaaataagaagttaCTTTACCCCCTAGGGCTTCAATAATGTCTTATAGACAGAAGGGAATGGCTTCCGCTCGTTTATCGCCTTTTTGTCTATTGTGGAGTGCcatgattccaaaaagattcttttgtgccaattattgacattcttttctaGAATTTCCACATAGCTAGGGTCAATGTCATGGTCAGTGATTTCGGCGTGATCTTTTATTGCCGACTCTTTGCTATTATTAGTTCCTGGTTTATGCTCCCCGCCACGCGAATTCCATGATCTCTTTGTTTCCCCAATGTATGTGAAATCACACGATCGGCATTTAACCTTGTACacaatgccttttgttttcgtttcttttggttTCCTAAAATAATGGGCGAGTGTTTTTATAGGCTCGAAAGCAGtttttatgttcgctttgttaaGCACATTTCTGACTTGTTCTGAAACGCCCTTTACGTATGGCAAGGTAGCAAAAGTTTTTGGCCGCGTATCTGTATCCTGTATTTGGATTGCAGCCGGTGGTCTGGGGGCCCGACATTTCTCAACGAATTTATCTGTATAACCATTAATTTTTAAGTCATTAATGACTTGTCGTCGTTCTCGATCTTTTTCTGTGTCATTGGATGAGATGGTTTCTGCGCGGTCTATCAGGCATTTAACAACCGCACGTTTGCTCTGGGCGGGGCTACGAGACGCGAAATCCAGGTACTTGTTGGTATGAGTTGCTTTGCGATGTACGCTAACAGTAATGTTTCCCGGTCTTTCTACTGTGCTGTGTGTGTCAAGAAATGCGATGGTTTGGTGGTTTTGAGATGAGACTGATGGAAGTTCCACCGTAAACTGTATGTTTGGGTTGCTCGAGTTGAAATGGTCGCGGAAAACTTGGATGTCTTTAGTCTTCAAACAAGCACTCGAATCATCCACGTATCGTTTCCACCACCGTGGTTTGACATTTGACGTGTTGAGAGCGATTTTTTCAACTTCTTGCATCACCAATTCTGCAATGGCGGCACTAACCGGTGATCCCATCCCACAGCCAAATACTTGATGATAATGCATGCCTTCGAACGTAAAATAACTGTTCGTCAGTACAAACGTCAGCAAAAACATAATCTGGCTTTGTGTTAGTCGTGTGTGCAATTCCCATTCATGAATCTCGCGTAACTTCCGGTCGACAATATCCAGTGCTAAGTCTACTGGGATGGAAGTGAAAAGTGCAGTAACATCAAAAGACACGATCTGTTCGTCCGCCTCCATCGTTTGGTTGTTAACAAAATCCGCATATTCTTTAGCATTCTTAACATTGTACTCATTGTTGTTTTGCAAGAGTCTCAGAATAGAAGCCAGGTATTTGGATAATTCATAGGTCGGTGAGCCGATACAGCTGTTGATGGGACGTAGCCGGATCTTCA of the Montipora foliosa isolate CH-2021 chromosome 14, ASM3666993v2, whole genome shotgun sequence genome contains:
- the LOC137985341 gene encoding uncharacterized protein, producing the protein MAARYIGLFLICSHLYYQAESWQCSHCEVPYKAKGCYHDNPARVLKTQIINERDPKSNVFNGHRIDWMDWNNYMAAFACRCAKAVKEKGWKIFGLQFYGECWSDAPDSYDVSTFKTSKSCISDDYKDCGTFDRRCVGKQWTNFVFELEPDCDQGFERIGCFRDNKKDPRPLPDYIMTDREPRLRIYSGQSIDWRNWDTYLPEFVCRCAKIAKEKGHTTFGVQFYGECWSGSQSEVTYGKIGISNNCVDKCFEKCKPFESFCAGKNYANAVYRLSDAPCELSYQSVGCFGENPGNRAFDIELLNEINPVSPKFNGRILAPDADWPVEFTTFLCRCAREARRRGFSMFGVHKQGECWTAQDAHLRFDLHGSTPNKCFRDYSQACNGNNCAGGVDSNFVYNVVDLNIGPLLDEEEKVPDASDKEAGFFDVPDETASTAHKLKRTREEEFNGRKPHFLN
- the LOC137985529 gene encoding uncharacterized protein; the encoded protein is MPSIVQKKLLELKKQGSLTESEYWKLRPSESTPAALYGLLKVHKVNLQPTDDHLTLPQDTVMKIRLRPINSCIGSPTYELSKYLASILRLLQNNNEYNVKNAKEYADFVNNQTMEADEQIVSFDVTALFTSIPVDLALDIVDRKLREIHEWELHTRLTQSQIMFLLTFVLTNSYFTFEGMHYHQVFGCGMGSPVSAAIAELVMQEVEKIALNTSNVKPRWWKRYVDDSSACLKTKDIQVFRDHFNSSNPNIQFTVELPSVSSQNHQTIAFLDTHSTVERPGNITVSVHRKATHTNKYLDFASRSPAQSKRAVVKCLIDRAETISSNDTEKDRERRQVINDLKINGYTDKFVEKCRAPRPPAAIQIQDTDTRPKTFATLPYVKGVSEQVRNVLNKANIKTAFEPIKTLAHYFRKPKETKTKGIVYKVKCRSCDFTYIGETKRSWNSRGGEHKPGTNNSKESAIKDHAEITDHDIDPSYVEILEKNVNNWHKRIFLESWHSTIDKKAINERKPFPSVYKTLLKP